Proteins encoded by one window of Lacipirellulaceae bacterium:
- a CDS encoding Hsp20/alpha crystallin family protein — MSNAVSKNRVREFLPNNWSDVDTLLGHFFGPTYAGVKSVSTGRSPLAPASFWEGEDAYHVEVDLPGVAREDVEITFDKGELKIAAERKAFHTETDSDSDTPVRKGLVEERVYGKVERSVTLPDSVDADSIEARFDNGVLSLSIAKLPEVQPKRVEIK; from the coding sequence ATGAGTAATGCCGTCAGCAAGAATCGAGTCCGTGAGTTCCTTCCCAATAACTGGAGCGATGTCGACACCCTCCTGGGCCACTTTTTTGGCCCGACCTACGCAGGCGTGAAGTCCGTCAGCACGGGACGTTCGCCACTCGCACCGGCTAGCTTTTGGGAAGGGGAGGATGCCTACCACGTCGAAGTCGACCTTCCTGGAGTGGCTCGCGAGGATGTGGAAATTACCTTCGATAAGGGCGAACTGAAGATCGCCGCCGAGCGGAAGGCTTTCCACACAGAAACCGACTCTGACTCGGACACACCAGTACGAAAGGGTTTGGTCGAAGAGCGCGTCTATGGAAAAGTCGAAAGAAGTGTCACGCTTCCTGACTCGGTGGATGCGGATTCGATCGAAGCACGGTTCGACAACGGAGTGCTAAGCTTGAGCATCGCGAAGCTGCCTGAAGTCCAACCGAAGCGTGTTGAAATCAAGTAG
- a CDS encoding SGNH/GDSL hydrolase family protein, whose protein sequence is MNRRQALQTAALSVGAATLANNSTATEPEASDPIKLSEGDVILFQGDSITDVRRNRKAEQKPNTADTLGNGYPALIGASLLAEYQKLNLKVFNRGISGNKVPALHKRWQKDCLDLKPAVLSILIGVNDIWHKINGKYEGTVATYQNGLTELLVKTRLTLPETKIVVCEPFALRCGAVNDSWFPEFDKRRTAAKSVAEKAGAIWVPFQTMFDEAISAGTKPEYWAADGVHPTLAGHALMAQTWRRMVGI, encoded by the coding sequence ATGAACCGACGACAAGCTCTTCAGACCGCTGCCCTATCCGTTGGGGCGGCCACTCTTGCGAACAACTCGACAGCGACAGAACCGGAAGCGAGCGACCCTATCAAGCTCAGCGAAGGCGATGTCATTCTCTTCCAGGGTGACTCGATCACCGATGTGCGTCGCAATCGCAAAGCGGAACAGAAGCCCAACACAGCAGACACGCTAGGCAATGGTTACCCCGCACTCATCGGAGCCAGCCTGCTGGCTGAGTATCAGAAACTCAACTTGAAGGTCTTCAACCGCGGCATTAGCGGCAATAAGGTCCCCGCTCTCCATAAGCGGTGGCAGAAGGATTGCCTTGATCTCAAACCGGCTGTGCTAAGCATCCTGATCGGAGTGAACGACATCTGGCACAAGATCAACGGCAAGTATGAAGGCACGGTCGCCACTTACCAAAACGGACTCACCGAGTTGCTGGTGAAGACTCGACTAACCCTTCCCGAAACAAAGATCGTCGTCTGCGAACCATTCGCCTTACGCTGCGGTGCGGTAAATGATTCCTGGTTTCCTGAGTTCGACAAGAGGCGTACTGCGGCAAAGAGCGTTGCGGAAAAGGCTGGAGCCATTTGGGTTCCTTTTCAAACGATGTTTGATGAAGCGATCTCCGCAGGAACAAAACCCGAATACTGGGCCGCTGATGGTGTGCACCCAACCCTCGCCGGACATGCGCTTATGGCGCAAACTTGGCGTCGTATGGTTGGGATTTGA
- a CDS encoding Y4yA family PLP-dependent enzyme, with protein sequence MNSIESLREACAGVTPLTARLEPWQEELLGDPASLNRLVDQYGSPLNLLQPELLHRNLGELNNIAQQHNLNLQVFFARKANKCVSLVEAALAAGIGLDVASHEELRQSLALGAQPGKLILTAAIKDQKLIELAVSNNVCIAIDNADEAQLVREVAQALDTRAIVALRLSGFQFHGEKLFSRFGVDIDQFEKFVERDLDSTFEENPLLLKGLHFHLDGYDYRQRVAALEQCLEVSDRLKQFGHSLEFIDMGGGFPMSYLDSAAQWEAFWGELHRALLGEREPITYQNHALGLGVNAGKIVGTPNVYPSVHQHDTSQWLANVFKSQAFDGKETIAQAITARGLQLRCEPGRAMLNGSGMTVARVAYVKQHPAGHHLIGLSMNNTQCRTMHDDFLIDPLLVRVSESGKPNGEPISGYLTGAYCTESELLTWRRLNFPLGISPGDLVVWPNTAGYFMHFRESRSHQFPLAKNLVIEEQEFELDLIDRPESLR encoded by the coding sequence TTGAATTCGATTGAATCTCTTCGTGAAGCCTGCGCGGGAGTCACGCCACTAACAGCTCGGCTTGAGCCCTGGCAGGAAGAACTGTTAGGCGATCCAGCGAGCCTTAACCGGCTGGTCGATCAGTATGGCTCGCCGCTCAATCTGCTTCAGCCTGAGCTGCTCCATCGCAACCTCGGCGAACTTAATAACATCGCGCAGCAGCACAACCTGAACTTACAGGTCTTCTTTGCTCGCAAAGCGAACAAATGCGTCTCACTTGTTGAGGCGGCGCTAGCAGCGGGCATTGGCCTCGACGTGGCGAGCCACGAGGAGCTTCGCCAAAGCCTTGCACTCGGGGCTCAACCAGGCAAGCTAATCCTCACCGCGGCGATCAAGGATCAGAAGCTGATCGAGCTAGCGGTTTCCAATAACGTCTGCATCGCGATCGACAATGCTGACGAGGCACAATTAGTGCGCGAAGTCGCCCAAGCACTCGACACCAGAGCGATTGTTGCCCTCCGGCTTAGCGGCTTCCAGTTTCACGGCGAGAAGCTCTTTTCCCGATTCGGTGTGGACATCGATCAATTCGAGAAGTTCGTAGAACGCGACCTCGATAGTACTTTCGAAGAGAATCCGCTGCTGTTGAAAGGTCTGCATTTCCACCTCGATGGCTACGACTATCGCCAACGAGTTGCCGCGCTGGAACAGTGCCTAGAAGTCTCAGATCGCCTGAAACAATTCGGCCACTCGCTCGAATTCATCGACATGGGCGGAGGCTTTCCGATGAGCTATCTCGACTCTGCTGCGCAGTGGGAAGCGTTCTGGGGTGAGCTTCACCGAGCCTTGCTGGGCGAGAGGGAGCCGATCACCTATCAGAATCACGCTTTGGGTCTGGGGGTGAACGCGGGGAAGATTGTCGGCACGCCGAACGTCTATCCTAGTGTTCATCAGCACGATACCTCGCAATGGCTGGCAAATGTCTTCAAGTCTCAAGCCTTTGACGGCAAGGAAACCATTGCCCAAGCGATAACCGCCCGCGGGTTACAACTCCGCTGCGAACCGGGAAGAGCCATGCTCAACGGCTCTGGAATGACGGTCGCTAGAGTCGCCTACGTGAAGCAGCATCCGGCAGGGCACCACCTGATCGGTCTCTCGATGAATAACACCCAGTGCCGAACGATGCACGATGACTTTCTTATTGACCCGCTTTTGGTGCGCGTGAGTGAATCAGGAAAGCCTAATGGAGAGCCCATTTCGGGATATCTGACCGGTGCCTACTGCACCGAGAGCGAACTGCTGACTTGGCGGCGGTTGAATTTCCCTCTTGGGATCTCGCCAGGTGATCTCGTTGTGTGGCCCAACACGGCAGGCTATTTCATGCACTTTCGGGAGAGCCGCTCTCACCAATTCCCGCTCGCTAAAAACCTTGTCATAGAAGAACAGGAGTTTGAGCTGGACCTGATCGATAGGCCAGAATCATTGAGGTAA
- a CDS encoding peptidoglycan recognition family protein: protein MLSTLAVFVLSFSSQAVEVGEQLERSGDEIMVCGQLFHTTAPVVLWTDPKGYDAYRVERRFSEFETSSWEQSKQANPFLDTPNRYNLRKDTLTKDQIEQVRGGGWTLPLLREVVDQFVMHYDVCGVSQQCFKVLHDGRGLSVHFMLDIDGTIYQTLDLKERAWHATISNTRSIGIEIASIGAYPEDKKAVLERWYTEKADGTILHPPRSLGHLGLRREPFKAMPARPKPVVGTIQGVELYQYDFTPEQYDSLIKLTATLCRVFPKLDCVYPQDDEGKLVPKKLPDDRWRDFQGVLGHYHVQLNKTDPGPAFDWERVIGGANKLLAGKE, encoded by the coding sequence TTGCTCTCCACACTAGCCGTTTTTGTCCTTTCCTTCAGTTCTCAGGCCGTTGAGGTTGGTGAGCAGCTCGAACGATCGGGTGACGAGATTATGGTCTGTGGGCAGCTCTTCCACACGACTGCGCCGGTGGTGCTGTGGACAGACCCCAAGGGCTATGATGCCTACCGCGTCGAGCGTCGGTTCAGTGAGTTTGAGACCTCTTCTTGGGAGCAATCGAAGCAGGCGAATCCGTTTCTCGACACACCGAATCGTTACAACCTGAGGAAGGATACTTTGACGAAAGACCAGATCGAGCAAGTTCGCGGCGGCGGTTGGACGTTGCCGTTGCTGCGAGAGGTCGTCGATCAGTTCGTGATGCATTACGACGTCTGCGGTGTGAGCCAGCAGTGCTTCAAAGTGCTGCATGACGGTCGAGGGCTGAGCGTGCATTTCATGCTGGACATCGACGGTACGATTTACCAAACGCTTGATCTGAAGGAACGCGCCTGGCACGCGACGATTTCTAACACTAGGTCGATTGGAATCGAGATCGCCAGCATCGGCGCGTATCCCGAGGACAAGAAGGCTGTTCTAGAGCGTTGGTACACAGAAAAAGCCGACGGCACGATCCTGCATCCGCCACGCAGCTTGGGCCACTTGGGGCTGCGTCGAGAACCCTTCAAGGCCATGCCTGCACGACCGAAGCCCGTCGTGGGGACGATCCAGGGCGTCGAGCTCTACCAGTACGATTTCACGCCCGAGCAGTACGACTCGCTGATCAAGCTCACAGCGACACTCTGCCGGGTTTTCCCGAAGCTCGATTGCGTCTATCCCCAGGATGACGAGGGCAAGCTCGTTCCCAAGAAGCTGCCCGACGACCGATGGCGCGATTTCCAAGGCGTGCTAGGGCACTACCATGTGCAACTGAACAAAACAGACCCCGGGCCGGCGTTTGATTGGGAACGGGTAATCGGCGGTGCGAACAAACTGTTGGCTGGAAAAGAGTAG
- a CDS encoding EF-hand domain-containing protein codes for MIFAQLGNLKQLVVLSALGTVLGCGGPSAVPAPKFDPEGAAASAMELHDANGDGSIDAEELKKAPALKAALKTLDTDNNGQVSEEEIVERVKAWDRSQIGATIFDCTVLLNGQPLEGAKVTFEPAEFLGDVIIEAVSTTNIMGRTSPKIPKEKRPTADFPPGMQAGAYVVRISKTRDGKEMIPAKYNTESILGQEVAKDDWAINNKQVRFELKTK; via the coding sequence ATGATTTTTGCTCAACTCGGCAACTTGAAGCAGTTGGTAGTTCTTTCGGCTCTTGGAACCGTGCTTGGCTGCGGGGGGCCTTCCGCTGTGCCAGCGCCAAAGTTCGATCCGGAGGGTGCGGCAGCGAGTGCTATGGAACTGCACGATGCGAACGGAGACGGTTCGATTGATGCCGAAGAACTAAAGAAAGCGCCTGCCTTAAAAGCGGCTCTCAAGACATTGGACACAGACAACAATGGTCAAGTTTCTGAAGAAGAAATAGTAGAGCGGGTCAAAGCCTGGGATCGCTCTCAAATCGGTGCCACGATATTCGATTGCACAGTCCTTCTCAATGGACAGCCGCTAGAGGGTGCAAAGGTCACGTTCGAACCAGCCGAATTCCTTGGCGATGTCATCATTGAGGCAGTTTCAACCACGAACATTATGGGAAGAACGAGCCCAAAGATTCCAAAAGAGAAGCGGCCTACAGCCGACTTCCCACCAGGAATGCAAGCCGGTGCCTATGTCGTGCGAATTTCCAAGACTAGAGATGGAAAAGAGATGATTCCTGCCAAGTACAACACCGAATCGATACTGGGCCAAGAAGTCGCCAAGGACGACTGGGCGATCAACAACAAACAAGTTCGATTTGAACTCAAGACTAAATGA
- a CDS encoding DUF1559 domain-containing protein: MKNSRKPKQSGFTLVELLVVIAIIGVLVGLLLPAVQAAREAARRSQCLNNLKQMGLAALNHESAQGFYPTGGWSYDWGPDPDRGFGKKQPAGWAYSLLPFMEQQTLRELGRGLPYGSAERQAALTQLLQTPVPAYRCPTRGTPNLVLTVWNNPVKNLGSWVQPLATSEGLFRLDYAASSGTAILHDGATWFNNAAAPPALDGDYSAVDAHIEAQFASKPINICEPATRSNRNIVIRCQDGVSFVASEVEVQQIEDGTSNTYLFGEKNINPNEYAGGTNLSSDSVSFNTNQAAYCGYEWDNQKVAWSFLNSTVDQQEEAQPAPDRPLVTNPKIFGSAHPGGFNMVYCDGSVQTISYDVDPFTHSYSASRNDGQVISQ; the protein is encoded by the coding sequence ATGAAGAATTCTCGTAAGCCAAAACAATCTGGTTTCACCCTCGTTGAACTCTTGGTAGTGATCGCGATCATCGGCGTGCTAGTCGGGTTACTACTCCCGGCGGTGCAAGCCGCCCGAGAGGCAGCGCGACGCTCTCAGTGCCTGAACAACCTGAAGCAGATGGGATTGGCAGCGCTCAATCATGAAAGCGCCCAAGGTTTCTACCCTACCGGAGGCTGGAGCTACGATTGGGGTCCAGATCCTGATCGCGGCTTTGGTAAGAAGCAACCTGCAGGTTGGGCATATAGCTTGCTTCCCTTCATGGAACAGCAAACCTTGCGGGAACTTGGAAGGGGCTTACCTTACGGCTCCGCAGAAAGACAGGCAGCACTGACACAGCTTTTGCAGACACCAGTACCTGCTTACCGCTGCCCTACGCGGGGAACTCCGAACTTGGTGCTCACGGTCTGGAACAATCCCGTCAAGAATCTAGGAAGTTGGGTGCAACCATTGGCTACTTCCGAGGGGCTCTTTCGGCTTGATTATGCAGCAAGCTCGGGAACCGCTATCCTCCACGATGGTGCTACTTGGTTCAACAATGCGGCTGCTCCTCCAGCACTGGATGGCGACTACTCAGCGGTCGACGCCCACATCGAAGCCCAGTTCGCAAGCAAACCTATTAACATTTGCGAGCCGGCAACAAGAAGCAATCGAAATATAGTAATTCGTTGCCAAGATGGCGTATCGTTTGTTGCAAGCGAGGTTGAAGTCCAACAAATCGAAGACGGAACTTCGAATACCTATTTATTCGGCGAAAAGAATATTAACCCGAATGAATATGCAGGTGGCACAAATCTTAGCTCGGATAGTGTCTCATTTAACACCAATCAAGCGGCTTATTGCGGATATGAATGGGATAATCAGAAAGTCGCTTGGAGCTTTCTCAATAGCACAGTCGACCAGCAAGAAGAAGCGCAGCCAGCACCAGATAGACCGCTCGTCACAAATCCGAAAATCTTTGGCAGCGCACATCCCGGAGGATTCAACATGGTTTACTGTGACGGGTCAGTACAAACCATTAGCTACGACGTCGATCCCTTTACGCACAGTTACTCCGCAAGCCGCAATGATGGCCAAGTGATTTCTCAATAG
- a CDS encoding PEP-CTERM sorting domain-containing protein: MKRTTWISYCMGLALLGFTSQALGQVTLITDDFEVDSSAMYTVVDESNAASGDGTPDSTVAFAFDYVGAGIPLAPNSTAGDIGGLRFAANETGNDAGAADHITAFNNINVDAIAYELQVDFYMGVESAGGSTEFAHIGVGGDSSDFLSIFTPVVLNGHTLAMTGEGGSASDYRHSTPTGILNDGDASYLNSDNTTNATGDTYQAIFPGATSDFAGSPGNQWATLSIFVTPNIVRYSLNGTPIIQTSNDGSDGLVSLGYADVFSSVGPHFIVYDNLNVTTIPGIPEPSSLMLLSLSSLALVRRRR, encoded by the coding sequence ATGAAGCGTACAACATGGATTAGCTACTGTATGGGCTTAGCGCTGCTAGGCTTTACAAGCCAGGCCTTGGGCCAAGTCACCTTGATCACCGACGACTTCGAAGTCGATTCCTCGGCAATGTACACGGTGGTTGATGAGAGCAATGCCGCTTCGGGTGATGGCACCCCCGACAGCACCGTTGCTTTTGCTTTTGATTATGTCGGTGCTGGCATTCCGCTCGCCCCGAACTCGACTGCGGGTGACATCGGTGGCCTCCGATTTGCTGCTAATGAAACCGGCAACGACGCCGGGGCAGCCGATCACATCACGGCGTTTAACAACATTAACGTCGATGCCATTGCCTACGAGCTGCAAGTCGACTTCTACATGGGTGTCGAAAGTGCAGGGGGCTCGACAGAGTTCGCACACATCGGTGTCGGTGGTGATAGCTCTGACTTTCTTTCCATTTTCACTCCAGTCGTCCTCAACGGCCACACACTAGCCATGACCGGTGAAGGTGGTTCGGCATCCGACTACCGTCACTCGACCCCAACAGGCATCTTAAATGACGGTGATGCCTCGTACCTGAATTCCGACAACACTACCAACGCCACTGGCGATACTTACCAGGCGATTTTCCCGGGTGCCACTAGCGATTTTGCTGGTTCCCCTGGTAACCAATGGGCAACTTTGTCCATCTTCGTCACTCCGAATATTGTTCGGTACTCGCTGAATGGCACGCCGATTATCCAGACCAGCAACGACGGGTCTGACGGCCTCGTTAGCCTTGGTTACGCGGACGTTTTCTCCTCGGTTGGACCTCACTTTATCGTTTACGATAACCTCAACGTGACGACGATTCCTGGAATCCCTGAGCCAAGCTCGCTCATGCTACTTAGTTTGAGTAGTCTGGCTCTGGTGCGCCGCCGCCGCTAA
- a CDS encoding DUF1559 domain-containing protein — protein sequence MSFQARHKSGFTLVELLVVIAIIGVLVGLLLPAVQAAREAARRTQCLNQLKQIGLACQNFVSAKESFPTGGSFIFPEISNYVDGGRPVGHEKQGLGWGYQILDYLEKENLANITTQAQLQSTIVADYICPSRRAPFATQDVLSPALQVTLSDYVGVIPCGFENATSTVRLRPDENASRRERFFGGPGSTFILQIPPDEVYMGVITRTPIGFTNSARTGFIRRRVAGTELPVRMEQITDGTSNTMLIGEKFLRPDLYEGGSASDDKGWTDGWDPDTMRSTCFKPLQDTLAGTSGGSLENLYGFNADVVNFGSAHPGGLNTVFADGSVHTISYDIDVQVFDNLGDRQDGEVIDFDQL from the coding sequence ATCTCGTTTCAAGCTAGGCACAAAAGCGGTTTTACGCTTGTCGAACTGCTTGTGGTGATTGCCATTATCGGTGTGCTCGTGGGTTTGTTGCTTCCTGCCGTACAAGCAGCCCGGGAAGCGGCTCGTCGGACGCAATGCTTGAATCAATTGAAGCAAATCGGGCTCGCCTGCCAAAACTTTGTTTCCGCGAAAGAAAGTTTTCCAACTGGTGGCAGCTTTATCTTCCCTGAAATCAGCAATTACGTAGATGGCGGCAGACCTGTTGGCCACGAAAAGCAAGGTTTGGGCTGGGGCTATCAAATACTCGATTATCTAGAGAAAGAGAATTTGGCGAATATCACGACGCAAGCCCAGCTCCAATCGACGATCGTGGCCGATTATATTTGCCCTTCACGTCGGGCACCTTTCGCCACACAAGATGTCTTAAGTCCCGCACTGCAGGTTACGCTGTCCGATTACGTCGGTGTGATTCCTTGCGGGTTTGAAAATGCCACGTCAACGGTGCGTCTCCGGCCAGACGAAAATGCAAGCCGAAGAGAGAGATTTTTTGGAGGACCCGGATCAACCTTTATCCTTCAAATTCCCCCAGACGAAGTCTACATGGGCGTGATTACGCGAACCCCAATTGGCTTTACGAATTCAGCACGCACAGGTTTTATTCGTCGTCGGGTTGCGGGCACTGAATTGCCAGTAAGAATGGAACAAATCACCGACGGAACAAGCAACACCATGCTGATCGGCGAGAAGTTTTTGCGACCTGATTTGTATGAGGGCGGTAGCGCATCAGACGACAAAGGATGGACCGATGGCTGGGACCCCGACACGATGCGTTCCACTTGCTTCAAACCTTTGCAGGATACCCTGGCCGGCACGTCGGGCGGTTCCTTAGAAAACCTCTACGGCTTTAACGCCGATGTTGTAAATTTTGGATCCGCGCATCCAGGAGGACTCAACACAGTGTTTGCGGATGGGTCGGTCCATACCATTAGTTACGACATCGATGTGCAAGTATTCGACAACCTCGGTGATCGACAAGACGGCGAGGTCATCGACTTTGATCAACTCTAA
- a CDS encoding DUF1559 domain-containing protein, protein MRTRLLIARHRFASSERRRPGFTLVELLVVIAIIGVLVGLLLPAVQAAREAARRMSCQNNAHNLALAVLNYESGRKNLPPATNMVPRVTGGRLGTERGYIPFSAATPGTNFSWIVKILPYMEGGALYDAFDFTVSPMEQDLNVNPQLAQIPALQCASDEASSRFYESAAHTNGRRFAKGNYAVYCSPEHPIASGIWPGALVNGEQPMSRITDGTSNTLMIAEVRTRDELTDHRGVWALDWPNTTVLGMDMHGDVGALTNIVEQTIDVDYRPGPQYVQYALTPNLQPGNLGIDELRECVNPEEASVQNMQCVTGRGDWTGAPRSLHTGGVNTANCDGSVRFLTDDIDPLVMGVLICINDGVPIDPEQL, encoded by the coding sequence GTGCGTACTCGACTCTTGATTGCCCGCCATAGATTCGCAAGTAGCGAACGTCGGCGGCCCGGTTTTACGCTGGTAGAACTTCTTGTTGTCATTGCCATCATTGGCGTCTTAGTCGGGTTGCTCTTGCCCGCGGTCCAAGCAGCGCGCGAAGCCGCGAGGCGTATGTCTTGTCAAAACAATGCTCATAATTTGGCGCTTGCAGTTTTGAACTACGAAAGTGGACGAAAGAATCTGCCGCCAGCTACAAACATGGTGCCTAGAGTGACTGGTGGTCGGTTGGGAACGGAACGTGGCTACATTCCTTTCTCGGCAGCCACGCCTGGAACGAACTTTAGTTGGATTGTCAAAATCCTTCCTTATATGGAGGGTGGGGCACTCTACGATGCTTTTGATTTTACCGTTTCACCAATGGAACAAGACCTGAACGTCAATCCCCAACTTGCGCAGATTCCAGCACTGCAATGTGCCTCCGACGAAGCCTCAAGTCGATTCTATGAATCTGCCGCCCATACGAATGGTCGCAGGTTTGCCAAAGGTAACTATGCCGTCTATTGTTCTCCGGAGCACCCCATTGCTTCTGGGATCTGGCCAGGCGCTCTTGTCAATGGAGAGCAGCCTATGTCTCGGATCACCGACGGTACTAGCAATACGTTGATGATTGCTGAAGTTCGCACCCGTGATGAACTGACCGATCATCGGGGAGTCTGGGCCCTCGACTGGCCTAATACGACTGTCCTAGGCATGGACATGCACGGCGACGTTGGGGCTCTCACGAATATCGTCGAACAAACCATCGACGTGGATTATCGTCCGGGCCCGCAATACGTTCAGTACGCGCTCACGCCAAACCTGCAGCCGGGTAACTTGGGAATCGATGAGCTTCGAGAGTGCGTGAATCCTGAGGAAGCAAGCGTCCAGAATATGCAATGTGTCACGGGACGCGGTGATTGGACCGGCGCTCCCCGAAGTTTGCACACGGGCGGGGTGAATACTGCTAACTGCGATGGCAGCGTGCGATTCCTCACCGATGATATCGACCCGCTGGTGATGGGAGTTCTGATTTGCATCAACGATGGCGTTCCTATCGATCCGGAACAATTATGA